One part of the Caproiciproducens sp. CPB-2 genome encodes these proteins:
- a CDS encoding ureidoglycolate lyase, with protein MRKIKAQELSVAAFAPFGSYVSVTDPKTNNLGEGPCTFYRDPVSMHVSPSMELTFSILKVQKPEKIIVKASEYHNFTAEAWMPVNDDAILYVAPASNLKPVPEETVAFYVPQGTLVKMNTGVWHYAPVPVHKEFVNHLIVLPERTYANDCHEVQYDEADWIEIEV; from the coding sequence ATGAGAAAAATCAAGGCACAGGAGTTAAGTGTGGCAGCCTTTGCTCCATTTGGATCCTATGTGAGTGTTACGGATCCAAAGACAAACAATTTAGGGGAAGGACCGTGTACATTTTACCGTGACCCGGTTTCCATGCATGTTTCTCCGAGCATGGAACTGACTTTTTCCATTCTTAAAGTACAAAAGCCAGAAAAAATTATTGTTAAGGCAAGTGAATATCACAATTTTACCGCAGAGGCCTGGATGCCGGTAAACGACGATGCAATTCTTTATGTTGCTCCCGCAAGTAACCTCAAACCGGTTCCGGAGGAAACAGTTGCTTTTTATGTCCCTCAGGGAACACTGGTGAAAATGAATACCGGTGTTTGGCACTATGCACCTGTTCCTGTACATAAGGAATTTGTAAATCATCTGATCGTTTTGCCGGAAAGAACATATGCGAACGACTGCCATGAAGTACAGTACGACGAGGCGGATTGGATTGAAATTGAGGTCTAG
- a CDS encoding FGGY-family carbohydrate kinase, with translation MLLMGIDIGTTNCKLHIYDQNGDYVDGAKFSMVSNAEDYDSDFVWNNLKDCIKKLATNRNLGQQIAGIGISSQGESGLLIDKNHVPLTHVIPWYHTGAQEIVEKDKEKLDSTEIYQITGLDPYYIFSLQKIRWLKEHHFSEYKNAFQWHCLNDYIGLMLTGQDRMEYSSASRTMALDIAGRRWSDRIFELTGIKKSLMPDLIESGSVLGKITSSVARELNINSEAVVTLAGFDHMVGCFGVGARCPGTVVASMGTTESVCMIEGSVELGQSFNGYLWGDNVIKDKFYKIGGIPCGGRTIDWAIENILNADVCEDTYRLYSKKCRESSTGSGGVVFLPHLNGCYTPEMNSDAKAMFTGITLNTSTADLLRAVIEGLCYEFRVVLEQGKKSGIDDILAIGGGTANHFWLQCKADVLNIPIRTVEVKEAVTFGAALLAGHAAGIYSENQNIQVKTEKTFYPDPEAHAVYEKIYQKVYKQLYATNIQITSELDKILKKGG, from the coding sequence ATGTTGCTGATGGGCATAGACATTGGAACCACGAATTGCAAATTACACATTTATGACCAAAATGGAGATTATGTTGACGGGGCAAAATTCAGTATGGTTAGCAATGCAGAAGATTATGATTCGGATTTTGTATGGAATAATCTGAAGGATTGCATTAAAAAACTTGCGACAAATAGGAACCTGGGACAGCAAATTGCTGGGATCGGTATCAGCAGCCAGGGCGAGTCCGGATTACTGATAGACAAAAATCATGTTCCTTTAACCCATGTAATCCCTTGGTATCACACGGGTGCACAGGAAATTGTAGAAAAAGACAAGGAAAAACTCGACAGTACTGAAATTTACCAAATTACAGGACTGGATCCCTATTATATTTTCAGTCTACAAAAAATCAGATGGCTGAAGGAACACCATTTTTCTGAATATAAAAATGCATTTCAGTGGCATTGCCTGAATGACTACATAGGGCTCATGCTCACAGGACAGGATCGGATGGAATATTCGTCGGCGTCACGTACCATGGCGTTAGACATTGCAGGGCGTCGGTGGTCCGACAGAATATTTGAGCTTACGGGCATCAAAAAATCACTTATGCCGGATTTAATTGAATCAGGTTCCGTATTGGGAAAAATCACTTCGTCAGTAGCTCGGGAGCTGAATATTAATTCGGAAGCGGTTGTTACTCTTGCGGGTTTTGACCATATGGTAGGCTGTTTTGGGGTGGGAGCAAGATGTCCGGGCACAGTGGTGGCTTCAATGGGAACGACGGAATCTGTCTGCATGATAGAGGGATCTGTAGAGCTTGGTCAGTCTTTTAATGGGTACCTGTGGGGTGATAATGTAATTAAAGACAAGTTCTATAAAATAGGCGGAATTCCATGCGGCGGCCGTACGATTGACTGGGCGATTGAGAATATATTAAACGCGGATGTCTGTGAGGATACTTATCGTTTATATTCAAAAAAGTGCAGGGAGAGCTCTACCGGCAGCGGAGGAGTTGTCTTTCTGCCTCACCTTAACGGCTGTTATACGCCTGAAATGAACAGCGATGCCAAAGCAATGTTTACAGGAATTACACTGAATACCTCAACGGCGGATTTGCTCAGAGCTGTGATCGAGGGACTTTGCTATGAATTCAGAGTAGTTTTGGAGCAGGGCAAAAAAAGCGGGATTGATGATATTCTGGCAATCGGCGGAGGAACAGCAAACCATTTTTGGCTGCAGTGCAAAGCCGATGTTCTAAATATTCCGATAAGAACAGTGGAGGTAAAAGAAGCGGTTACTTTCGGTGCCGCACTTTTAGCAGGACATGCTGCCGGTATTTACTCTGAAAATCAAAACATTCAAGTGAAAACGGAGAAGACTTTTTACCCCGATCCAGAAGCTCACGCGGTTTATGAAAAGATCTATCAAAAAGTGTATAAGCAACTCTATGCTACAAATATACAAATTACGTCAGAATTAGATAAGATATTAAAGAAAGGAGGATAA
- a CDS encoding ribulokinase, with protein sequence METKLVIGADFGSDSVRAIVVNAITGETKGEAVCAYPRWAEGKYCEPENYQFRQHPLDYLESFEKCVKQAVLECGPNAGEHVYAISVDTTGSTPCPVNREGIPLALLDEFHENPNAMFHLWKDHTAIKEAQEINDRLSNFNGIDYLKFQGTYSSEWWWAKILHTSRVDSRVKEAAWSWVEHSDWIPAVLTHHTDPLTMYRCSCAAGHKALWNSEFNGLPSTDCLSSIDPYLGVVARRYGSGPQNAGTCLGPISKEWADKLGISEKAVVGGSSFDAHAGAVGAGIKPTTLVKVVGTSTVDMLIEKYDNLKGKNLKQLCGQAEDSIIPGYVGIEASQAAFGDIFAWLRKTLMWPTHNILNHTSLITDEQKEKLTEELQEKMISTLEKNIHSVPKVSNIVALDWFNGRRYPNINETLQSGIYGLKLGTEAPDIFEALSMAACFGSKTIFDSLVSAGIEIKEIIAVGGIARKSSYSMQLMADVLNRPIHISAATQACARGAAIYASVAAGIYSSIPEAQVHICEDYITDYYPREEYVAAYAKTYEKFLKFGNFVEFSGQQ encoded by the coding sequence ATGGAGACCAAATTGGTGATTGGTGCAGATTTTGGAAGTGACTCTGTTCGCGCAATAGTCGTAAACGCTATAACGGGTGAAACTAAAGGGGAAGCTGTATGCGCATATCCAAGGTGGGCGGAAGGGAAATATTGCGAACCGGAAAATTATCAATTCAGGCAACACCCGCTGGATTATCTGGAATCTTTTGAAAAATGCGTTAAACAGGCCGTTCTTGAATGTGGACCAAACGCAGGCGAACACGTCTACGCCATCTCCGTTGATACAACGGGGTCAACTCCCTGTCCGGTAAACAGAGAGGGGATTCCCTTAGCCCTTTTGGATGAATTCCATGAAAACCCCAACGCAATGTTTCATTTATGGAAGGACCATACCGCTATAAAAGAAGCTCAGGAAATTAATGATAGATTGTCCAATTTCAACGGAATCGATTATCTCAAATTTCAAGGCACCTACAGTTCCGAATGGTGGTGGGCCAAAATACTTCACACTTCGCGTGTTGATTCGCGTGTGAAAGAAGCAGCTTGGTCCTGGGTGGAGCACAGCGACTGGATTCCGGCCGTTCTTACCCATCACACAGACCCTCTGACGATGTACCGCTGTTCCTGCGCTGCCGGTCACAAAGCACTTTGGAACAGCGAATTTAACGGGCTGCCCTCGACAGATTGCCTGAGCAGCATCGATCCTTATCTGGGAGTTGTTGCAAGGCGTTACGGCAGCGGCCCGCAAAATGCGGGAACCTGTCTCGGGCCAATATCAAAAGAATGGGCCGACAAGTTGGGAATCAGTGAAAAAGCTGTTGTCGGCGGAAGTTCCTTTGACGCGCATGCCGGTGCGGTTGGCGCAGGGATCAAACCAACTACCCTTGTAAAAGTTGTGGGTACCTCCACAGTCGATATGCTGATTGAAAAATACGATAATTTAAAAGGCAAAAATTTAAAGCAGCTTTGCGGACAGGCAGAAGACTCCATCATACCGGGCTATGTAGGGATTGAGGCCAGTCAAGCGGCATTCGGCGACATTTTTGCGTGGCTTCGCAAAACGTTGATGTGGCCAACACATAATATTTTAAACCATACTTCCCTTATCACGGACGAACAAAAAGAAAAATTAACAGAAGAACTTCAGGAAAAAATGATTTCCACGCTTGAGAAAAATATACATTCCGTCCCTAAAGTATCCAATATCGTAGCTTTGGACTGGTTCAACGGAAGAAGATATCCAAATATTAATGAAACACTGCAAAGTGGTATATACGGGTTGAAGCTTGGTACGGAAGCTCCCGATATTTTTGAAGCTTTATCAATGGCGGCATGTTTTGGTTCCAAAACTATTTTCGACAGCTTGGTATCGGCAGGAATAGAAATTAAAGAAATCATTGCGGTCGGCGGCATTGCCCGCAAATCTTCTTATTCCATGCAGTTGATGGCAGATGTTCTTAACCGTCCGATTCACATTTCCGCAGCAACTCAGGCCTGCGCACGTGGCGCAGCCATCTATGCATCGGTTGCCGCCGGAATTTATTCCTCAATTCCGGAAGCACAGGTCCATATTTGCGAAGACTACATAACGGACTATTACCCCCGTGAAGAATATGTTGCCGCCTATGCAAAAACTTATGAAAAGTTTTTGAAATTTGGAAATTTTGTAGAATTCAGCGGTCAACAGTGA
- a CDS encoding SDR family NAD(P)-dependent oxidoreductase: MSIQELFSLKDRVTIITGGGQGLGKEMALALADAGSNIVIAQRNMKTAEQAKAEIEALGVKCLTIKMDVTKPDEVNAMVDAVLKEFGKIDVLFNNSGVCILGDAESMPLDDWNTVINTNLNGCFIVSQAVGKVMLKQGKGNIINVASMSGMIVNTPQNQCSYNASKGGIIMLTKSMATEWAQRGVRVNALCPGYMRTEMSEEHYRSKDPMIDRWFSMTPMGRSGVPSELRGIAVYLASDASSYATGSTYLVDGGYTAW; the protein is encoded by the coding sequence ATGAGTATTCAGGAACTTTTTAGTTTAAAAGATAGAGTAACAATCATTACAGGCGGAGGGCAGGGCCTTGGCAAAGAGATGGCTCTGGCGCTTGCAGACGCAGGGTCCAATATTGTTATTGCACAAAGGAACATGAAAACGGCGGAGCAGGCCAAAGCTGAAATTGAGGCGCTGGGAGTAAAATGCCTAACGATTAAAATGGACGTTACAAAACCGGACGAGGTTAACGCCATGGTCGATGCAGTTTTGAAGGAATTTGGAAAAATTGATGTGCTTTTCAATAATTCAGGTGTCTGTATTCTGGGTGATGCGGAAAGCATGCCGTTGGATGATTGGAATACGGTTATCAATACGAATTTGAATGGCTGTTTTATTGTTTCTCAGGCGGTAGGAAAAGTCATGCTGAAGCAGGGTAAAGGAAACATTATCAATGTTGCCTCTATGTCCGGCATGATTGTCAACACACCGCAAAATCAATGTTCTTACAATGCCTCTAAGGGCGGTATTATTATGCTGACCAAGAGCATGGCAACAGAATGGGCGCAAAGGGGCGTTCGGGTCAATGCGCTTTGCCCGGGTTATATGCGTACAGAAATGAGTGAGGAACATTATCGGAGCAAAGATCCTATGATTGACAGATGGTTCAGCATGACGCCGATGGGCAGATCCGGTGTGCCGTCTGAGCTGCGCGGTATTGCGGTATACCTTGCTTCAGACGCCTCCAGTTATGCTACGGGTTCCACCTATCTGGTGGATGGCGGTTATACAGCCTGGTAA
- a CDS encoding sugar ABC transporter substrate-binding protein, with protein sequence MRKFLSIVLALAMTAALFAGCSATDSPSAAAGSEATSQAEAGSEAAKTVKIGVSVANLANSFYLEIKEGLESSLNKGDQLSITDANLDSAKQINDIEDMVQQKMDIILVDPVDSKGIKSALDSCAKANIPVIAFNSPVDDVDLVKSTVASDNYMAGELIAEALAKAINEKGNIAMYNYSVVKVCKDRGDGFEAGIAKYPNIKIVNKQEGKPATDASLPVMENILQANPDIVGVFALNDPAAIGCIAAIESAGKINQIKVVGVDGSKDGRSMITNGKMLASAAQFPKQIGSVSIETAYKILAGEKVEADIKIPVELVDKSNAAS encoded by the coding sequence ATGAGAAAGTTTCTATCGATTGTTTTGGCATTAGCAATGACAGCAGCTCTTTTTGCTGGCTGCTCAGCGACCGATTCCCCGTCAGCTGCAGCAGGTTCAGAAGCGACATCACAGGCTGAAGCAGGAAGTGAAGCGGCTAAAACAGTTAAGATCGGTGTTTCTGTTGCAAATTTGGCTAATTCCTTCTATCTGGAAATTAAAGAAGGCCTTGAAAGTTCGCTTAATAAAGGCGATCAGCTGAGTATCACCGATGCAAATTTGGACAGCGCGAAGCAGATTAATGACATTGAAGACATGGTACAGCAAAAGATGGACATCATCTTAGTCGACCCTGTTGATTCAAAGGGAATTAAATCCGCTTTGGATTCCTGCGCAAAAGCGAATATTCCGGTTATCGCTTTCAATTCTCCAGTAGACGATGTTGACTTAGTGAAATCTACGGTTGCTTCCGATAACTACATGGCGGGCGAGCTGATAGCGGAGGCACTTGCAAAAGCCATCAATGAAAAAGGCAATATTGCCATGTATAACTACAGTGTGGTTAAGGTTTGCAAAGACAGAGGAGACGGATTTGAAGCCGGAATTGCCAAATATCCGAACATAAAGATTGTAAACAAGCAGGAAGGCAAACCGGCAACAGATGCATCTCTCCCCGTTATGGAAAATATTCTGCAGGCCAACCCCGACATCGTCGGAGTGTTCGCATTAAACGATCCTGCCGCAATTGGCTGCATTGCCGCCATTGAAAGCGCCGGAAAAATTAATCAGATTAAAGTCGTTGGTGTTGACGGTTCCAAGGACGGCAGAAGTATGATCACTAATGGTAAAATGCTTGCTTCCGCAGCGCAGTTCCCCAAGCAGATCGGTTCTGTCAGCATCGAAACCGCATATAAGATTTTGGCCGGTGAAAAGGTGGAAGCCGATATAAAAATCCCGGTTGAGCTGGTTGATAAATCGAATGCCGCAAGCTAA
- a CDS encoding MurR/RpiR family transcriptional regulator: MVKNMQHKLTSQQKKVAMYVIANPAKTLDLTAAQLAEEISVSEASVVRFSKEIGFKGYYEFKIHLAKDLGADNEQPVPESILRTDSSMDVFQKIMASEQEDLKYTTEMLNKDDFIKAVDMINKAEKIAFFGIGSSYVVAYDAFWHFSNIGKKAQVEQDQGAQMLLAQSLGKNDLAVAISLSGESKITNLNVKIAHSNGVPVISLTQNSKSEITLFSDCVLLTYSKNYQTHDLATASRIAQLAILDALCTGVAVKNWDYALEYHHNISKLIRSQQF; the protein is encoded by the coding sequence TTGGTAAAAAACATGCAGCATAAACTAACATCTCAGCAGAAAAAAGTGGCGATGTATGTAATTGCAAATCCTGCAAAAACGCTGGATTTGACGGCGGCGCAGCTGGCAGAGGAAATCTCGGTCAGCGAAGCAAGTGTTGTTCGTTTTTCAAAAGAAATTGGCTTTAAAGGATACTATGAGTTTAAGATCCATCTGGCAAAAGATCTTGGCGCGGATAATGAACAGCCGGTTCCTGAAAGCATTTTGAGGACGGACAGTTCTATGGATGTGTTTCAAAAAATTATGGCTTCTGAACAGGAGGATTTGAAGTACACTACTGAAATGCTGAATAAGGATGACTTCATTAAAGCGGTGGACATGATCAATAAAGCGGAAAAGATCGCCTTTTTCGGGATAGGAAGTTCGTATGTGGTCGCTTATGATGCTTTTTGGCACTTTTCCAATATCGGAAAAAAGGCTCAGGTGGAGCAGGATCAGGGTGCTCAGATGTTATTGGCACAGTCGCTGGGAAAAAACGATTTGGCGGTTGCCATTTCCCTATCGGGAGAGTCAAAGATTACCAATTTAAATGTGAAGATTGCACATTCCAACGGCGTACCGGTTATCAGTTTAACCCAGAACTCAAAATCTGAAATTACACTTTTCAGCGATTGTGTTCTATTGACATACAGCAAAAATTATCAGACACACGATTTGGCAACTGCGTCCAGAATCGCGCAGCTCGCAATTTTAGATGCTCTCTGTACCGGAGTAGCGGTTAAAAACTGGGACTATGCATTGGAATATCATCACAATATTTCCAAATTGATCCGGTCCCAGCAATTTTAA
- a CDS encoding class II fructose-bisphosphate aldolase, whose amino-acid sequence MGLVIMNAVLEKAKKGNYAVPAFNVCNLEFIKTVIETAEKMNSPVIVATHPVEIEYAGIERISSLVQSFAKKAHIPVVLHLDHGDTYERTVDCIEHGYTSVMFDGSGLPYEENIKRTQQVVKTAHAQNISVEAELGLIGGNEGDAFNKAGGLSRDNLTNPEQAADFVLKTNVDSLAVAIGSAHGFYKGVPQIDVGRLSQIRSRVSIPLVLHGGSGIPDKIIRDCVKHGISKLNIATELKYAYYLGILKSIKESPDEFDPRSVFAVAMKSAEDLVRQKIDLVGSGDKA is encoded by the coding sequence TTGGGCTTAGTTATAATGAATGCAGTACTGGAAAAAGCAAAAAAAGGGAATTATGCCGTTCCTGCCTTCAATGTTTGTAATCTTGAATTTATAAAAACCGTTATTGAAACAGCTGAAAAAATGAATTCTCCTGTTATTGTAGCAACACATCCCGTAGAGATTGAGTATGCGGGCATAGAAAGAATTAGCTCCTTGGTTCAGTCTTTTGCCAAAAAAGCACATATCCCGGTTGTACTCCATCTGGACCATGGAGATACGTACGAAAGAACGGTAGACTGCATTGAACATGGGTACACCTCTGTTATGTTTGACGGCTCTGGGCTTCCATATGAGGAAAATATAAAGCGGACGCAGCAGGTTGTGAAAACGGCGCATGCACAGAATATCAGCGTGGAAGCGGAGCTGGGACTGATCGGGGGAAATGAAGGAGATGCTTTCAACAAAGCGGGGGGACTCAGCAGGGATAACCTGACGAACCCGGAACAGGCAGCGGATTTTGTTTTGAAAACCAATGTCGATTCTCTTGCGGTAGCAATTGGTTCGGCACATGGATTTTATAAAGGAGTTCCGCAGATCGATGTTGGAAGGCTTTCCCAGATCCGCAGCAGGGTTTCCATCCCGCTGGTTTTGCACGGAGGCTCCGGCATTCCGGACAAAATTATCCGTGATTGTGTGAAACACGGCATCAGTAAACTGAATATTGCTACAGAACTAAAGTATGCGTATTACCTCGGTATTTTAAAGTCTATCAAAGAAAGCCCGGATGAATTTGATCCGAGAAGCGTGTTTGCTGTTGCAATGAAAAGCGCGGAGGACTTGGTCAGGCAAAAAATTGACCTGGTTGGTTCCGGGGACAAAGCGTAA
- a CDS encoding sugar ABC transporter ATP-binding protein, with protein MMDEYILQMENINKAFPGVRVLHDVSFSVKQGEVHALMGENGAGKSTLMKILGGIYSMDSGKIKVNGEDALISCVADAQKYGVSLIHQEICLANNLSIAENIFMGREITGKVKGFLDFKTMVLEAQKILDSLNMKIDARTHVGRLSIAQQQMVEICRALSTNARIIVMDEPTASLSNTEIENLFLQIQKLKAANVAIIYISHRMDEIFKIADTITVLRDGERVGSMTTQELSPDTLIKMMVGRGLKEVFQKVKLNIGEDLLRVEGFNNQYLKNVHLNLRKGEILGISGLVGAGRTELARAIFGIDPLDSGKIFIDGKEVKIRCPQDAIQHGIALVPESRKEDGLFLNQTISFNTTISILEKFIRFIHTDHKKENEILDNYINTFSIKMSSRNQLALELSGGNQQKIVISKWLATEPKILILDEPTRGIDVGAKAEIYQMMYQIAQYGVSIILISSELPEIINLSSRVAVMHEGELVKIIDVETEEISQEKIMYYAAGGWNNENSK; from the coding sequence ATGATGGATGAGTATATTCTTCAAATGGAAAATATCAATAAAGCTTTTCCTGGAGTAAGAGTTTTGCATGATGTGAGTTTTTCCGTAAAACAGGGAGAAGTGCATGCCCTTATGGGAGAGAACGGCGCGGGAAAATCAACGCTGATGAAAATACTGGGCGGAATTTACAGCATGGATTCCGGAAAAATCAAAGTGAACGGGGAAGATGCCCTGATCAGCTGCGTGGCGGATGCACAAAAATACGGCGTCAGTTTAATACATCAGGAGATTTGCTTAGCTAACAACCTCTCTATCGCGGAAAATATTTTTATGGGCAGAGAAATTACGGGAAAAGTAAAAGGCTTCTTGGACTTTAAAACGATGGTTTTAGAAGCGCAGAAAATTTTGGATTCTCTGAATATGAAAATTGATGCAAGAACACATGTCGGAAGACTGAGCATTGCTCAGCAGCAAATGGTCGAGATTTGCAGAGCGCTTTCCACAAATGCAAGAATCATTGTTATGGATGAGCCTACCGCATCTCTGAGTAATACGGAGATTGAAAATCTATTTCTACAAATTCAGAAATTAAAAGCAGCAAATGTTGCAATTATATATATTTCTCACCGAATGGATGAAATATTTAAGATTGCAGACACCATTACCGTTTTAAGGGACGGTGAGCGTGTAGGCAGTATGACTACGCAAGAGCTGAGTCCCGATACGCTGATTAAAATGATGGTTGGCAGAGGACTGAAAGAGGTGTTCCAAAAAGTCAAGCTTAATATTGGTGAGGATCTGTTGAGGGTTGAAGGGTTCAACAATCAGTATTTAAAAAATGTTCATTTGAACTTGAGAAAAGGTGAAATCCTCGGAATTTCGGGATTGGTCGGAGCGGGAAGAACAGAGCTCGCCCGTGCCATTTTTGGGATTGACCCGCTGGATTCAGGAAAAATCTTCATCGACGGCAAAGAAGTAAAAATTAGATGTCCGCAGGATGCGATTCAGCACGGGATTGCGCTTGTTCCTGAAAGCAGAAAAGAAGACGGCCTGTTTTTAAATCAGACGATATCATTTAACACGACAATATCAATTTTAGAGAAGTTTATCCGGTTTATCCATACGGATCATAAAAAGGAAAATGAAATTCTTGATAATTATATCAATACTTTTTCGATAAAGATGTCAAGCAGGAATCAGCTGGCTCTGGAATTAAGCGGCGGAAACCAGCAAAAAATTGTTATCTCCAAGTGGCTTGCCACGGAGCCTAAAATCTTAATTCTTGATGAACCTACCAGAGGAATCGATGTAGGGGCCAAAGCGGAAATTTATCAGATGATGTATCAGATTGCACAGTACGGGGTATCCATTATTTTAATATCTTCGGAACTGCCGGAAATTATCAATTTGAGCAGCCGTGTCGCCGTCATGCATGAGGGTGAATTAGTCAAAATCATTGATGT